The Pan troglodytes isolate AG18354 chromosome 8, NHGRI_mPanTro3-v2.0_pri, whole genome shotgun sequence genome window below encodes:
- the SFTPA1 gene encoding pulmonary surfactant-associated protein A1 isoform X4, protein MWLCPLALTLILMAASGAVCEVKDVCVGSPGIPGTPGSHGLPGRDGRDGLKGDPGPPGPMGPPGEMPCPPGNDGLPGAPGIPGECGEKGEPGERGPPGLPAHLDEELQATLHDFRHQILQTRGALSLQGSIMTVGEKVFSSNGQSVTFDAIQEACARAGGRIAVPRNPEENEAIASFVKKYNTYAYVGLTEGPSPGDFRYSDGTPVNYTNWYRGEPAGRGKEQCVEMYTDGQWNDRNCLYSRLTICEF, encoded by the exons ATGTGGCTGTGCCCTCTGGCCCTCACCCTCATCTTGATGGCAGCCTCTGGTGCTGTGTGCGAAGTGAAGGACGTTTGTGTTGGAAGCCCTGGTATCCCCGGCACTCCTGGATCCCACGGCCTGCCAGGCAGGGACGGGAGAGATGGTCTCAAAGGAGACCCTGGCCCTCCAG GCCCCATGGGTCCGCCTGGAGAAATGCCATGTCCTCCTGGAAATGATGGGCTGCCTGGAGCCCCTGGTATCCCTGGAGAGTGTGGAGAGAAGGGGGAGCCTGGTGAGAGGGGCCCTCCAG GGCTTCCAGCTCATCTAGATGAGGAGCTCCAAGCCACACTCCACGACTTCAGACATCAAATCCTGCAGACAAGGGGAG CCCTCAGTCTGCAGGGCTCCATAATGACAGTAGGAGAGAAGGTCTTCTCCAGCAATGGGCAGTCCGTCACTTTTGATGCCATTCAGGAGGCATGTGCCAGAGCAGGCGGCCGCATTGCTGTCCCAAGGAATCCAGAGGAAAATGAGGCCATTGCAAGCTTCGTGAAGAAGTACAACACATATGCCTATGTAGGCCTGACTGAGGGTCCCAGCCCTGGAGACTTCCGCTACTCAGACGGGACCCCTGTAAACTACACCAACTGGTACCGAGGGGAGCCCGCAGGTCGGGGAAAAGAGCAGTGTGTGGAGATGTACACAGACGGGCAGTGGAATGACAGGAACTGCCTGTACTCCCGACTGACCATCTGTGAGTTCTGA
- the SFTPA1 gene encoding pulmonary surfactant-associated protein A1 isoform X5: MLRLPYPLTWRQRPKQLEALCVGPMGPPGEMPCPPGNDGLPGAPGIPGECGEKGEPGERGPPGLPAHLDEELQATLHDFRHQILQTRGALSLQGSIMTVGEKVFSSNGQSVTFDAIQEACARAGGRIAVPRNPEENEAIASFVKKYNTYAYVGLTEGPSPGDFRYSDGTPVNYTNWYRGEPAGRGKEQCVEMYTDGQWNDRNCLYSRLTICEF, from the exons ATGCTGCGTCTACCTTACCCTCTGACTTGGAGGCAGAGACCCAAGCAGCTGGAGGCTCTGTGTGTGG GCCCCATGGGTCCGCCTGGAGAAATGCCATGTCCTCCTGGAAATGATGGGCTGCCTGGAGCCCCTGGTATCCCTGGAGAGTGTGGAGAGAAGGGGGAGCCTGGTGAGAGGGGCCCTCCAG GGCTTCCAGCTCATCTAGATGAGGAGCTCCAAGCCACACTCCACGACTTCAGACATCAAATCCTGCAGACAAGGGGAG CCCTCAGTCTGCAGGGCTCCATAATGACAGTAGGAGAGAAGGTCTTCTCCAGCAATGGGCAGTCCGTCACTTTTGATGCCATTCAGGAGGCATGTGCCAGAGCAGGCGGCCGCATTGCTGTCCCAAGGAATCCAGAGGAAAATGAGGCCATTGCAAGCTTCGTGAAGAAGTACAACACATATGCCTATGTAGGCCTGACTGAGGGTCCCAGCCCTGGAGACTTCCGCTACTCAGACGGGACCCCTGTAAACTACACCAACTGGTACCGAGGGGAGCCCGCAGGTCGGGGAAAAGAGCAGTGTGTGGAGATGTACACAGACGGGCAGTGGAATGACAGGAACTGCCTGTACTCCCGACTGACCATCTGTGAGTTCTGA
- the SFTPA1 gene encoding pulmonary surfactant-associated protein A1 isoform X1, with amino-acid sequence MLRLPYPLTWRQRPKQLEALCVGAATGPRAMWLCPLALTLILMAASGAVCEVKDVCVGSPGIPGTPGSHGLPGRDGRDGLKGDPGPPGPMGPPGEMPCPPGNDGLPGAPGIPGECGEKGEPGERGPPGLPAHLDEELQATLHDFRHQILQTRGALSLQGSIMTVGEKVFSSNGQSVTFDAIQEACARAGGRIAVPRNPEENEAIASFVKKYNTYAYVGLTEGPSPGDFRYSDGTPVNYTNWYRGEPAGRGKEQCVEMYTDGQWNDRNCLYSRLTICEF; translated from the exons ATGCTGCGTCTACCTTACCCTCTGACTTGGAGGCAGAGACCCAAGCAGCTGGAGGCTCTGTGTGTGG GAGCAGCGACTGGACCCAGAGCCATGTGGCTGTGCCCTCTGGCCCTCACCCTCATCTTGATGGCAGCCTCTGGTGCTGTGTGCGAAGTGAAGGACGTTTGTGTTGGAAGCCCTGGTATCCCCGGCACTCCTGGATCCCACGGCCTGCCAGGCAGGGACGGGAGAGATGGTCTCAAAGGAGACCCTGGCCCTCCAG GCCCCATGGGTCCGCCTGGAGAAATGCCATGTCCTCCTGGAAATGATGGGCTGCCTGGAGCCCCTGGTATCCCTGGAGAGTGTGGAGAGAAGGGGGAGCCTGGTGAGAGGGGCCCTCCAG GGCTTCCAGCTCATCTAGATGAGGAGCTCCAAGCCACACTCCACGACTTCAGACATCAAATCCTGCAGACAAGGGGAG CCCTCAGTCTGCAGGGCTCCATAATGACAGTAGGAGAGAAGGTCTTCTCCAGCAATGGGCAGTCCGTCACTTTTGATGCCATTCAGGAGGCATGTGCCAGAGCAGGCGGCCGCATTGCTGTCCCAAGGAATCCAGAGGAAAATGAGGCCATTGCAAGCTTCGTGAAGAAGTACAACACATATGCCTATGTAGGCCTGACTGAGGGTCCCAGCCCTGGAGACTTCCGCTACTCAGACGGGACCCCTGTAAACTACACCAACTGGTACCGAGGGGAGCCCGCAGGTCGGGGAAAAGAGCAGTGTGTGGAGATGTACACAGACGGGCAGTGGAATGACAGGAACTGCCTGTACTCCCGACTGACCATCTGTGAGTTCTGA
- the SFTPA1 gene encoding pulmonary surfactant-associated protein A1 isoform X2: MLRLPYPLTWRQRPKQLEALCVGAATGPRAMWLCPLALTLILMAASGAVCEVKDVCVGSPGIPGTPGSHGLPGRDGRDGLKGDPGPPGPMGPPGEMPCPPGNDGLPGAPGIPGECGEKGEPGLPAHLDEELQATLHDFRHQILQTRGALSLQGSIMTVGEKVFSSNGQSVTFDAIQEACARAGGRIAVPRNPEENEAIASFVKKYNTYAYVGLTEGPSPGDFRYSDGTPVNYTNWYRGEPAGRGKEQCVEMYTDGQWNDRNCLYSRLTICEF, encoded by the exons ATGCTGCGTCTACCTTACCCTCTGACTTGGAGGCAGAGACCCAAGCAGCTGGAGGCTCTGTGTGTGG GAGCAGCGACTGGACCCAGAGCCATGTGGCTGTGCCCTCTGGCCCTCACCCTCATCTTGATGGCAGCCTCTGGTGCTGTGTGCGAAGTGAAGGACGTTTGTGTTGGAAGCCCTGGTATCCCCGGCACTCCTGGATCCCACGGCCTGCCAGGCAGGGACGGGAGAGATGGTCTCAAAGGAGACCCTGGCCCTCCAG GCCCCATGGGTCCGCCTGGAGAAATGCCATGTCCTCCTGGAAATGATGGGCTGCCTGGAGCCCCTGGTATCCCTGGAGAGTGTGGAGAGAAGGGGGAGCCTG GGCTTCCAGCTCATCTAGATGAGGAGCTCCAAGCCACACTCCACGACTTCAGACATCAAATCCTGCAGACAAGGGGAG CCCTCAGTCTGCAGGGCTCCATAATGACAGTAGGAGAGAAGGTCTTCTCCAGCAATGGGCAGTCCGTCACTTTTGATGCCATTCAGGAGGCATGTGCCAGAGCAGGCGGCCGCATTGCTGTCCCAAGGAATCCAGAGGAAAATGAGGCCATTGCAAGCTTCGTGAAGAAGTACAACACATATGCCTATGTAGGCCTGACTGAGGGTCCCAGCCCTGGAGACTTCCGCTACTCAGACGGGACCCCTGTAAACTACACCAACTGGTACCGAGGGGAGCCCGCAGGTCGGGGAAAAGAGCAGTGTGTGGAGATGTACACAGACGGGCAGTGGAATGACAGGAACTGCCTGTACTCCCGACTGACCATCTGTGAGTTCTGA
- the SFTPA1 gene encoding pulmonary surfactant-associated protein A1 isoform X3 — protein MRPCQVPGAATGPRAMWLCPLALTLILMAASGAVCEVKDVCVGSPGIPGTPGSHGLPGRDGRDGLKGDPGPPGPMGPPGEMPCPPGNDGLPGAPGIPGECGEKGEPGERGPPGLPAHLDEELQATLHDFRHQILQTRGALSLQGSIMTVGEKVFSSNGQSVTFDAIQEACARAGGRIAVPRNPEENEAIASFVKKYNTYAYVGLTEGPSPGDFRYSDGTPVNYTNWYRGEPAGRGKEQCVEMYTDGQWNDRNCLYSRLTICEF, from the exons ATGAGGCCATGCCAGGTGCCAG GAGCAGCGACTGGACCCAGAGCCATGTGGCTGTGCCCTCTGGCCCTCACCCTCATCTTGATGGCAGCCTCTGGTGCTGTGTGCGAAGTGAAGGACGTTTGTGTTGGAAGCCCTGGTATCCCCGGCACTCCTGGATCCCACGGCCTGCCAGGCAGGGACGGGAGAGATGGTCTCAAAGGAGACCCTGGCCCTCCAG GCCCCATGGGTCCGCCTGGAGAAATGCCATGTCCTCCTGGAAATGATGGGCTGCCTGGAGCCCCTGGTATCCCTGGAGAGTGTGGAGAGAAGGGGGAGCCTGGTGAGAGGGGCCCTCCAG GGCTTCCAGCTCATCTAGATGAGGAGCTCCAAGCCACACTCCACGACTTCAGACATCAAATCCTGCAGACAAGGGGAG CCCTCAGTCTGCAGGGCTCCATAATGACAGTAGGAGAGAAGGTCTTCTCCAGCAATGGGCAGTCCGTCACTTTTGATGCCATTCAGGAGGCATGTGCCAGAGCAGGCGGCCGCATTGCTGTCCCAAGGAATCCAGAGGAAAATGAGGCCATTGCAAGCTTCGTGAAGAAGTACAACACATATGCCTATGTAGGCCTGACTGAGGGTCCCAGCCCTGGAGACTTCCGCTACTCAGACGGGACCCCTGTAAACTACACCAACTGGTACCGAGGGGAGCCCGCAGGTCGGGGAAAAGAGCAGTGTGTGGAGATGTACACAGACGGGCAGTGGAATGACAGGAACTGCCTGTACTCCCGACTGACCATCTGTGAGTTCTGA